One window of the Candidatus Chryseobacterium colombiense genome contains the following:
- a CDS encoding helix-turn-helix domain-containing protein, whose product MDTITKNDLNILRDQIISDIGSLLDSRIDNSKESEEFGWMRSKAIRNKLNISASTLQNLRITGKIRFKKLLGSYYYNKEDLQHLFDDED is encoded by the coding sequence ATGGATACAATAACAAAAAATGATCTCAACATATTGAGAGATCAAATCATTTCTGACATTGGTAGTCTTCTTGATAGTAGAATAGACAACAGTAAAGAATCCGAAGAATTTGGCTGGATGCGAAGTAAAGCCATTCGCAATAAGCTAAATATTTCCGCCTCTACTCTACAGAATCTTAGGATCACGGGAAAAATTCGATTCAAGAAGCTATTAGGTTCTTATTATTACAATAAAGAGGATCTTCAACACTTATTTGACGATGAAGACTAA